The genomic region CCCGTGCTGTCACGGGAGGCGCGGGTGGCCCTGACCCTGCGCGTGGTCGGCGGCCTGACCAGTGACGAGATCGCCCGGTCCTGCCTCGTGCCGACCGCGACCGTCCAGGCGCGGATCACGCGGGCGAAGAAGACGCTGGGGGCGGCGCGGGTGCCCTTCGAGGTGCCCTCGGCCGCCGAGCGGACCGGGCGGCTCGGCTCGGTGCTGAACGTGGTGTACGTGATCTTCACCGAGGGGTCCACGGCCAGCTCCGGCCGGGACCTGCTCCGCCCGGACCTGGCCGCCGAGGCCCTGCGGCTGGCGCGGGTGCTCACCCGCCTGGTGCCGGACGAGCCGGAGGTCCACGGGCTGCTGGCACTGCTCGAACTGACCGCGGCGCGTTTTCCCACCCGCACGGGTCCGGACGGGCGCCCGGTGCTGCTGGAGCACCAGGACCGGAGGCGCTGGGACCGCTCCGCGATCGGCCGCGGGCGGGCGGCCCTGGCCCGCGCGAACGGGGCCGGGCGGGGCCTGGGCGCCTACGGCCTCCAGGCGGCGATCGCCGAGTGCCACGCGCTGGCCCCGTCGGTCCGGGCGACGGACTGGGAGCGGATCGTGCTCCTGTACGAGGCGCTCGGCCGCCTGGCGCCGTCGCCGGTGGTCGACCTCAACCGCGCGGTGGCGGTGTCCATGGCCGAGGGGCCGGCGGCGGCGCTGGAGATCGTGGACGCTTTGGTGGCCGACGGCGCGCTGGCCGGGTCGCACCTGCTGCCGAGCGTGCGCGGGGAGCTGCTCACCCGGCTGGGCCGCCCCGGGGAGGCCCGCACCGAGCTGGAGCGTGCCGTGGAGCTGTGCGGCAACGACAGCGAGCGGGCCCTCCTGGAGGGCAAGATTGCCGCCCTGGACTGAGGCTCGACTGAACTCCGGGTGGGTGCCGGACCCGAGCGCGGAGCGGAACCGTGTGAACGCCCGCCCCGGCGCGCAGTGATGGTGGGCGACCTGGCCGTCTTCGTCGCGGCGAACGCCGTCGCGGTCCTGGGATCACGGCATGAAGGCACACGGGTCGGACACGTCCCGCCCACCGGGATGTGTCCGAACTCCCGACGGCACAGGCGATCCGGCTTGCGAAGCACTCCACGCGAGCACGACAATACGGTCGCGACCAGCGCTCCCTCCTCGTCAGAAAACGCAGGTACCCATGTCGGATTCAGCCCCGATCGACACGACCGTCGCGCACTCCGCCAGGGTCTGGAACTACTGGCTCGGCGGAAAGGACAACTACCCGGTCGACCGCGAGGTCGGCGACTACGTCCTGCAGGCCTATCCCGAGATGGTCGCAGCGGCCCGCGCCGACCGCGAGTTCCTCATCCGCGCCGTCACCCACCTGACCGCGAACGAGGGCATCCGCCAGTTCCTCGACATCGGCACCGGCCTACCCACCCACAACAACACCCATGAGGTCGCCCAGGCCATCGCGCCCGAGTCGCGCGTGGTCTATGTCGACAACGACCCCATGGTCCTGGCGCACGCCCGTGCCCTGCTGACCAGCCGCCCTGAGGGCGCCACGCACTACGTCGACTCGGACCTGCGCGAGCCCGCCACAGTCCTGAAGACGGCCGCGGGCCACCTGGACTTCACCCGGCCCATCGGGCTGACGATCCTTGGCACGATGGGCCACTTCGAGGGGCAGCAGGCCTACGACATCGTGCGCGGCTACGTCGACGCCCTGCCCGCGGGCAGTTTCCTGGTCATGTGCGACGGAACCGACACGAGCGAGCCGATGATCGAGGCCGCACGGCGCTGGAACGACACCGCACCGCTGCCCTACCACCTGCGCAGCCCGCAGGAGATCGCGCGCTTCTTCGAGGGCCTGGAGCCGCTGGAGCCCGGTGTGGTCTCGGCGAGCCTGTGGCGGCCGTCGGAGTCAGAGGTGGGCGCGGTCCGCGAGGTCGACCAGTACGGGGGCGTGGGCCGCAAGAACTGAGCAGTCCGCCCCCGGCGCGCCGCACGGCGCCGGGGACGCGTGGAGCCCCCTGTCGCGTCCGTCCTGGTCTGGTGGGCGCGACAGGGGGCTTCTGCGTGTGCGCGGCGGGGCGAGGCGGGAAGTCCTCGACCCCGACACAGCGGACGTCGATCCGGGCACGACCCTCCCCTCCCTCGGCCTCGCATCCTTCACCGCCGTCCGCCCGCGCCGCCGCCTGCGCGACGACCTGGACCTGGACCTCCCGCTGACCGCCTTCCCGCTCACGGGTCCCGTACGGGATCCGTACGGGCCATGGTGGTGCGGAGGCCTGCGGGCGCGGGCGCCGGGGGGCGGGCGGCGGTCAGGGGCGCCGGGCGTCCTGGACCACGCGCAGCGGGGAGCCGGCGTAGAAGGCCACGATGTCCTCCAGTGCCTGCTCGTAGAAGATCCGGTAGTTCTGGCGGGTGACGTAGCCCAGGTGGGGCGTGAGCACCGTGCGCGGGGCGTCGAGGAGGGGGTCCTTCGGGCCGAGCGGTTCGCGGTCGAACACGTCCAGGCCCGCTCCGCCGAGGCGTCCCGATTCCAGCGCCCGGCACAGCGCCGCGGTGTCGACCAGACCGGATCGGGCGGTGTTGACGAGCACGGCGCCGGGCCTCATCAGCGCGAACTCGGGCTCGCCGAGGGTGTGGCGCGAGCGCTCGCTGAGCCGCAGGTGCAGGGAGACGACATCGGAGGCGGCGAGCAGTTCGTCCTTGGCGACCGGCTCCACGCCCATCTCACGGGCCCGGCCGTGGTCGAGGTTGGCGCTCCAGGCGAGCACGCGCATCCCGAAGGCCTGTCCGACCGTGGCGACGCGCGTGCCGATGCGGCCGAGTCCGACGACGCCCAGGGTCGAGCCCTCCAGCGCCTCCCCCACCGTGGACTGCCACTCGCCCGCGCGCACGGCGCGGTCCTCGGCGATCAGGTGCCGGCGCAGCGCCGTGACCAGGGCCCAGGTGAGCTCCGCGGGGCCCGCCGAGGAGGAGTCCGTCCCGCAGACCATGACGCCCAGATCCGCCTCGATCGCACTGTTCGCGCGCCCGGTCGTGACGACCAGCCGCAGGTCGGGGAGCCGTTCGACGACCGCGCGACGCAGCGGGGTGCGCTCACGCATGAGCACGGCCACCTGGCAGCCGTCGAGCGCCGCGACCAGTGCGTCGTCGTCGGCCAGCGGTGCGCGGTGGACGGAGAGTTCCAGGTCCAGGGGCGCCTCGGACCAGGGCGCGAAGGAGGTGGCGACGTCCTGGTAGTCGTCGAGGATCGCCACGCGGACGGGCCCGGTCGGCGTCGGGGCGGGGTCCCGGTCAGCGCTGTTCTGCATGGACGACGTCCTCCTCCTCGGGCGGTCCGACCTCGGACCGGCGGCATTGGGCCGACCCTACGCACCCCGCGCGCGGACCGGTCCGCCGCCCCCGTTCTCGCCGGTCGGTGCGCGTGGCCGGGGGAGCAGGCGTACGGTGTTCCTGGCTCCGTGGGGCCGTCGGGCGGCCAGGCCGTGGGGCAGTGACTGCGGGGGCGCTCGCTACAGCCAGACGGCGGGGTCGGTGCCCCAGCGGGTGGGAGGAGCGGCCCAGGTGCCGGGCGCTCCCTCGTAGTGGACCGGTGGGAGCGCGTGGCGCAGCAGGCCGTAGGGGGACGGGGTCTCGGTCAGGTGGTCCGCGGCGCCGTAGGTGCCGGTGCCGACGGGTTCCGGACCGATGCCGTGCACCAGCCAGTCGGCGGTCCCCGCCAACGAGAACCGCAGGACACGGCCCCGTCCGTCGGCCTGGCGGTCGGTGAGCGCCCGCAGGACCCCCGCGGCCAGGAGGTAACCCGTGCCGTGGTCCAGTGCCTGCGCCGGCAGGGCGCCCGGGCGAACGGAGGGGTCGGAGGGGTCGGAGGGCTTCGCCTCGATCGCCGCGATGCCGCGGGCCGCCTGGACCAGGCTGTCGAACCCCCTGCGCCCGGACCAGGGGCCGGACCACCCCCAGGCGCACAGCCGGGCGACGACCAGGCCGGGCCGGCGGGCCGCCAGCGCTTCCGGCGTCAGGCCGTACCGGTCGAGGGCACCGGGCCGGTACCCGGTCACGACCACGTCGGCCGAGTCGAGCAGTGCCCCGAAGGCGTGCCGTCCCTCGGCGGAGTCCAGGTCCACCAGGGTGGAACGCTTGCCGAACCCGGTGTCGATGTGGCTGTCGGGGTCCTCCGGCAGGCCCGGCGGGTCCACGCGCA from Nocardiopsis aegyptia harbors:
- a CDS encoding RNA polymerase sigma factor — encoded protein: MADPTGREAVAAVWRIESARIVGALARYTGDFALAEDLAQEALAEALVTWPREGVPAHPAGWLLTVGRRRAIDAFRRRSARDERYAVLARDLGEGGVAAGSAPADPVREAADVLWDPDQIDDDVLALMFVSCHPVLSREARVALTLRVVGGLTSDEIARSCLVPTATVQARITRAKKTLGAARVPFEVPSAAERTGRLGSVLNVVYVIFTEGSTASSGRDLLRPDLAAEALRLARVLTRLVPDEPEVHGLLALLELTAARFPTRTGPDGRPVLLEHQDRRRWDRSAIGRGRAALARANGAGRGLGAYGLQAAIAECHALAPSVRATDWERIVLLYEALGRLAPSPVVDLNRAVAVSMAEGPAAALEIVDALVADGALAGSHLLPSVRGELLTRLGRPGEARTELERAVELCGNDSERALLEGKIAALD
- a CDS encoding SAM-dependent methyltransferase → MSDSAPIDTTVAHSARVWNYWLGGKDNYPVDREVGDYVLQAYPEMVAAARADREFLIRAVTHLTANEGIRQFLDIGTGLPTHNNTHEVAQAIAPESRVVYVDNDPMVLAHARALLTSRPEGATHYVDSDLREPATVLKTAAGHLDFTRPIGLTILGTMGHFEGQQAYDIVRGYVDALPAGSFLVMCDGTDTSEPMIEAARRWNDTAPLPYHLRSPQEIARFFEGLEPLEPGVVSASLWRPSESEVGAVREVDQYGGVGRKN
- a CDS encoding D-2-hydroxyacid dehydrogenase family protein, with product MQNSADRDPAPTPTGPVRVAILDDYQDVATSFAPWSEAPLDLELSVHRAPLADDDALVAALDGCQVAVLMRERTPLRRAVVERLPDLRLVVTTGRANSAIEADLGVMVCGTDSSSAGPAELTWALVTALRRHLIAEDRAVRAGEWQSTVGEALEGSTLGVVGLGRIGTRVATVGQAFGMRVLAWSANLDHGRAREMGVEPVAKDELLAASDVVSLHLRLSERSRHTLGEPEFALMRPGAVLVNTARSGLVDTAALCRALESGRLGGAGLDVFDREPLGPKDPLLDAPRTVLTPHLGYVTRQNYRIFYEQALEDIVAFYAGSPLRVVQDARRP